One stretch of Veillonellaceae bacterium DNA includes these proteins:
- a CDS encoding DNA ligase produces the protein MELIKPMLAKPSSLPQADSEYAYEIKWDGIRTILYATQGRIMLSSRNLRDITAQYPELEQLKDWLTDGTILDGEIVTLDSTGRPSFELLQSRMGLSSHNIIQNKLREVPVTYIIFDVLKHGNKVLLNNSFIDRRKVLTNLSLSGPFWQTSTYSTGNGSSFLAATKQLGLEGIIAKRLNSIYLPGKRTDDWLKIKNHKRQELVIGGWVPGKGSRVGRIGALIVGYYDTSPDHKTRIDQRHKLIYAGKVGTGFSTAELDKLGSLLTKLKCDLSPFAAKIPVKDAIFVEPRLIAEFEFTEWTAGNTLRHPSYKGLRTDKDPLSVIRET, from the coding sequence ATGGAACTGATAAAACCCATGCTGGCTAAACCGTCCTCTTTGCCGCAAGCTGACAGTGAGTATGCTTATGAGATTAAGTGGGACGGCATCAGAACTATCTTATATGCAACACAAGGCCGAATCATGCTGTCCAGTCGGAATCTTCGGGACATTACTGCGCAATATCCTGAACTGGAGCAATTAAAAGACTGGCTTACCGATGGCACTATACTTGATGGTGAAATAGTTACTTTAGATTCGACTGGACGTCCATCGTTTGAATTACTGCAGTCACGAATGGGTTTATCCTCTCATAACATCATTCAAAATAAACTACGCGAAGTTCCAGTAACTTACATAATTTTTGATGTCCTTAAGCACGGAAATAAGGTACTGCTCAACAATTCTTTTATCGACCGACGTAAAGTATTAACTAACCTTAGTTTGTCCGGCCCATTTTGGCAGACATCTACATACAGCACTGGTAATGGGTCCAGCTTTCTCGCTGCCACTAAACAGCTTGGTTTAGAAGGTATAATTGCTAAACGGCTCAATAGTATATATCTTCCCGGAAAGCGCACTGATGATTGGCTTAAAATAAAGAATCATAAACGACAGGAGTTAGTTATTGGCGGCTGGGTGCCAGGCAAGGGCAGCCGCGTCGGCCGAATTGGCGCTCTTATTGTCGGGTACTATGACACCTCACCTGACCATAAAACAAGAATTGACCAGCGGCATAAACTTATCTATGCGGGTAAAGTTGGAACAGGATTTTCAACTGCCGAACTCGATAAATTAGGCAGTTTATTGACCAAACTTAAATGCGATTTAAGTCCATTCGCAGCAAAAATCCCTGTTAAAGATGCCATTTTCGTCGAGCCACGCTTAATAGCCGAATTCGAGTTTACTGAATGGACGGCTGGCAACACTTTGCGTCATCCGTCATATAAGGGCTTACGTACAGATAAGGATCCTCTATCAGTAATCCGTGAGACCTAG
- a CDS encoding zinc-binding protein: protein MTYQDKELSCKECGVNFVFTSAEQEFYAEKGFQNDPSRCADCRAARKARNGGNNSRQNSGFRQQREMFDAVCSACGVQTQVPFRPIESKPVYCRDCFQANKRF, encoded by the coding sequence ATGACCTACCAGGACAAAGAACTATCGTGTAAAGAATGTGGAGTAAATTTTGTCTTTACTTCAGCAGAACAGGAATTTTATGCTGAAAAAGGCTTCCAAAATGATCCTTCCCGCTGTGCTGACTGCCGTGCTGCCAGAAAAGCCCGCAACGGCGGAAACAACAGCAGACAAAATAGCGGTTTCCGTCAACAGCGCGAAATGTTTGATGCTGTTTGCAGCGCCTGCGGCGTTCAGACCCAAGTTCCGTTCCGCCCAATCGAAAGCAAGCCAGTTTATTGCCGTGATTGCTTTCAAGCCAATAAAAGATTCTAA